The Camelus dromedarius isolate mCamDro1 chromosome 17, mCamDro1.pat, whole genome shotgun sequence DNA window GAAAAGCTAGAGAGGCACCATTTGTCCCCATTGGTAAGTTTGACTTTGATGTTCTAATAATCAATCTGCTGTAAGCTTTAACACAATAGAAGTGTAGTCAACTTGTTCATCAAGCATTTCCTAAAAgcactgattttcaaatattttttcatatgttgtTAAAATATGCTGAGGTTGGCATGATATAACTTTCATTATAGAAATTCTTCTGTGTGTATTCATACTTATTTTATTGATTCTTATTTCAGTGAATGTGTTGGgaccctccctcagcctcagtgaTCTACTGGAAGgattcaaaagacaaaaaagctgTTATCACAGTTACAGTTTATTAAGGTCTCTGCTTATATTAACTGATCCCTTCGGGGATGGGAATAGAACAGAGAGGAAGAGTTCCCCTGACACTCAAAGAAATTTATCTCCTGGCCCCACAAGCCAACATTTTAAAGATGCTGTTAACTTTCTGGATCTGCTACTGCTTGCTACCAATTATGGATTTTTGGATCTGAGGCAGGAAAATTAGAAAGTCTGTATGTTAGCTAAGTAATGGTCTCAGAACATCTTTATAAAAAATCATTGATTGATGGTAAAAATCATCTTGGTTCCCCGTTCCAATGCATCTGACATACACATGACTATTTGTTTCACAGGAATGGCAGGTTTTGCAGCAATCGTTGCATACGGATTATATAAATTGAAAAGCAGAGGAAATACTAAAATGTCCGTTCATCTGATCCACATGCGTGTGGCAGCCCAAGGCTTTGTTGTGGGAGCAATGACTCTTGGTAGGTTCCTACAGAACATTTTCAAATTTGTGGTTccaggtgggagggtatagctcagtggttagagtacatgcttagcatgcacgaggtcctgggatcagttctcagtacctccattaaaattactaaataaataaaccttattacccacccccaaaaaaccctacaaacaaaataaatattaaaaaaaaaaatgtgtggttCCCCATTAGTGGATTTCTTTGTAAATCAAACAAGGTGGATACTTTTAGCTGATTTTAAAGCAGTTTGCAAATgtcacatattcattttcatttaaaaactggaTTAATAGAAATAGTTCAAATAGTGACACAGTTTTACTGTCTATAATAGAATTTTAGTAAGCTTTTAAAGAAAGACAATCCTAGGCATCGCTGAGTTTATAATTTCTTTGAAGAGTCTAGATAT harbors:
- the HIGD1A gene encoding HIG1 domain family member 1A, mitochondrial, coding for MSSNTDVSLSSYDEDEGSKLIRKAREAPFVPIGMAGFAAIVAYGLYKLKSRGNTKMSVHLIHMRVAAQGFVVGAMTLGMGYSMYQEFWAKRKP